One genomic region from Marmota flaviventris isolate mMarFla1 chromosome 6, mMarFla1.hap1, whole genome shotgun sequence encodes:
- the Rnf146 gene encoding E3 ubiquitin-protein ligase RNF146, with amino-acid sequence MMAGCGEIDHSINMLPTNRKANESCSNTAPSLTVPECAICLQTCVHPVSLPCKHVFCYLCVKGASWLGKRCALCRQEIPEDFLDKPTLLSPEELKAASRGNGEYAWYYEGRNGWWQYDERTSRELEDAFSKGKKNTEMLIAGFLYVADLENMVQYRRNEHGRRRKIKRDIIDIPKKGVAGLRLDCDTNTVNLARESSADGADSISAQSGASVQPPVSSARPLTSVDGQLTSPATPSPDAGTSLEDSFSHLQLSGDSIAERSHRGEGEEDHESPSSSRVPDTSIEETESDASSDSEDVSVVVAQHSLTQQRLLVPNVNQTVADRSVSDRSVAGAGTVSVSVRSRRPDGQCTVTEV; translated from the coding sequence gatGGCTGGCTGTGGTGAGATTGATCACTCAATAAACATGCTTCCTACGAACAGGAAAGCGAATGAGTCCTGTTCTAATACTGCACCTTCTCTAACTGTTCCTGAATGTGCCATTTGTCTGCAAACATGTGTTCACCCAGTCAGTCTGCCTTGTAAGCATGTTTTCTGCTATCTGTGTGTAAAGGGAGCTTCGTGGCTTGGAAAGCGATGTGCCCTTTGTCGACAAGAAATTCCTGAGGATTTCCTTGACAAGCCAACTTTGTTGTCACCAGAAGAACTTAAGGCAGCAAGTAGAGGAAATGGTGAATATGCATGGTATTATGAAGGAAGAAATGGGTGGTGGCAGTATGATGAGCGTACTAGTAGAGAGCTGGAAGATGCTTTTTCTAAAGGTAAAAAGAACACTGAAATGTTAATTGCTGGGTTTCTGTATGTTGCTGATCTTGAAAATATGGTTCAGTATAGGAGAAATGAACATGGACGTCGCAGGAAGATTAAGCGAGATATAATAGATATACCAAAGAAGGGAGTAGCTGGACTTAGGCTGGACTGTGACACTAATACCGTAAACCTAGCGAGAGAGAGTTCTGCCGATGGAGCGGACAGCATATCAGCACAGAGTGGAGCTTCTGTTCAGCCTCCAGTGTCTTCTGCAAGGCCCCTAACATCAGTAGATGGCCAGTTAACCAGTCCTGCAACACCATCCCCTGATGCAGGTACTTCTCTGGAAGActctttttctcatttacaaCTCAGTGGAGACAGCATAGCTGAAAGGAGTCATaggggggaaggagaagaagatcaTGAATCACCTTCTTCAAGCAGGGTACCTGACACCTCCATTGAAGAAACCGAATCAGATGCCAGTAGTGATAGTGAAGATGTATCCGTGGTTGTTGCACAGCACTCCTTGACCCAACAGAGACTTTTGGTTCCTAATGTAAACCAGACAGTAGCTGATCGATCAGTTTCTGATCGATCAGTAGCAGGGGCTGGAACAGTGAGTGTCAGTGTCAGATCTAGAAGGCCTGATGGACAGTGCACAGTAACTGAAGTTTAA